In a genomic window of Aricia agestis chromosome 2, ilAriAges1.1, whole genome shotgun sequence:
- the LOC121739776 gene encoding serine protease inhibitor 28Dc-like codes for MRFQLCWACVVSCVLLVSPASAGEGEEDLLSLIRNITEELTKTRTGTTANYVNGFGHKLITQMMTDDEDKNVIISPTGIAGLLAMTLLGTVGRSYDELADTLGFSRDVRGNLKNHEEFGNLLRSLNGNGLSKTVYADVVLVDTHVKLRDVYRQFLRRVYDGEALSIDFGDRNSAKATINKWVSEHTMEKISEFLKEPLPADTRAVLLSALYFASQWQTPFIPEFTNKMTFKKPGQDVAADLMLNLGEFNYTDSHDNGLQMIALPYNDSVTTLYALKPKYPKDTSIKELLSKLDFEQIDRLIDEMKVQKVVVRFPKMELQSSANLEGAMKRIGIETIFRPKLANFALMIDTNMVANKTENEILARIHDDDDVGLNRIINSLPNPDVHIDSIIHDVRITINEYGTEAVAATAGVLAKTAEQFYADSPFYMFIRNENTKLVTFSAIINDPTT; via the exons ATGAGGTTCCAGTTGTGTTGGGCTTGCGTTGTTTCTTGTGTTTTGTTGGTAAGCCCGGCCTCGGCAGGTGAGGGTGAGGAAGATCTGCTCAGTCTTATCAG GAATATAACAGAGGAACTTACGAAGACGAGGACTGGTACAACAGCAAACTACGTCAACGGCTTCGGCCACAAGCTGATAACGCAGATGATGACAGACGACGAAGACAAGAACGTGATCATATCGCCGACGGGTATAGCGG GACTGCTGGCCATGACTCTGCTGGGGACGGTGGGGAGGTCGTATGACGAACTCGCAGACACGCTCGGATTTTCCCGCG ACGTAAGGGGCAACCTAAAAAACCATGAAGAATTCGGTAATTTACTGCGCTCCTTGAACGGAAACGGTCTTAGTAAGACTGTGTACGCGGATGTGGTGCTTGTAGATACACACGTGAAACTACGTGACGTCTACAGACAATTTCTGAGAAGGGTATATGATGGCGAAGCCCTAAGCATCGACTTCGGGGACAGAAACTCGGCGAAGGCAACTATTAATAA ATGGGTAAGCGAACACACGATGGAAAAGATCAGTGAATTTCTGAAGGAGCCGCTTCCAGCCGACACAAGAGCAGTTCTGTTGAGTGCCCTGTACTTCGCCAGCCAGTGGCAAACGCCTTTTATACCAGAATTtacaaataa gatgacGTTTAAAAAGCCGGGCCAAGATGTTGCGGCTGATCTGATGTTGAACTTGGGTGAATTTAATTATACCGACTCGCACGACAATG GTTTACAGATGATAGCCCTACCGTACAACGATAGCGTCACCACTTTATACGCTTTGAAACCTAAGTATCCAAAAGACACTAGTATAAAAGAGTTACTGAGCAAACTGGACTTCGAACAAATAGACAGACTGATAGACGAAATGAAAGTTCAAAAAGTTGTGGTCAGATTCCCCAAAATGGAACTGCAATCTTCGGCGAATTTGGAGGGCGCCATGAAGCGGATAGGAATTGAAACCATTTTTAGACCGAAACTCGCAAACTTCGCACTTATGATAGATACCAATATGGTCGCAAACAAGACGGAGAATGAAATATTAGCGCGCAtccatgatgatgatgacgttGGCTTGAACAGGATAATCAACAGTCTTCCGAATCCAGACGTCCATATTGACTCTATCATACACGATGTGAGAATTACTATTAATG AGTATGGGACGGAGGCAGTTGCAGCCACAGCTGGAGTGTTAGCAAAAACAGCAGAGCAGTTCTACGCAGACTCACCGTTCTACATGTTTATAAGGAATGAAAACACCAAACTTGTCACATTTAGTGCTATAATAAACGATCcaacaacttaa